In Saccharomonospora marina XMU15, one genomic interval encodes:
- a CDS encoding N-acyl homoserine lactonase family protein: MTDADKIKLTILPTGTMHADLTWLLIDPSRMATRTQPERLKDWVPVPTHVVYIEHPDGKKLLWDAGVPRDWEKRWGPTGLDQFFPVDEVTEDMWLDSRLTQLGLEPGDIDYLLLSHLHMDHAANAQLWRETGTTIIVDEAEKEGAFSFDGYNKGAHIKSDYDGLELDTIDADTEVLPGVTLLRTPGHTWGTLSLKVDLADSGTMLFTSDSLYLKESYGPPPIAAGIVYDTVAWFESVERIRQVEQETNATVVFGHSADQMAELKTGPGNYYT; this comes from the coding sequence ATGACTGACGCCGACAAGATCAAACTCACCATCCTGCCCACCGGAACCATGCACGCCGACCTCACGTGGCTGCTGATCGACCCGAGCCGGATGGCCACGCGCACCCAGCCGGAGCGGCTCAAGGACTGGGTTCCCGTGCCCACCCACGTCGTCTACATCGAACACCCCGACGGCAAGAAGCTGTTGTGGGACGCCGGTGTGCCCCGCGACTGGGAGAAGCGTTGGGGGCCGACCGGGCTCGACCAGTTCTTCCCCGTCGACGAGGTCACCGAGGACATGTGGCTCGACTCCCGGCTTACCCAGTTGGGCCTCGAACCAGGTGACATCGACTACCTGCTGCTTTCACACCTGCACATGGACCACGCGGCCAACGCGCAGCTGTGGCGCGAAACCGGCACCACCATCATCGTGGACGAGGCGGAGAAGGAAGGCGCGTTCAGCTTCGACGGCTACAACAAGGGCGCGCACATCAAGTCCGACTACGACGGGTTGGAACTGGACACCATCGACGCCGACACCGAGGTGTTGCCGGGTGTGACGTTGCTGCGCACCCCGGGTCACACCTGGGGAACGCTCTCCCTCAAGGTCGATCTCGCCGATTCAGGAACGATGCTGTTCACCTCCGACTCGCTGTACCTCAAGGAAAGCTACGGACCGCCGCCGATCGCGGCAGGCATCGTGTACGACACCGTGGCGTGGTTCGAGTCCGTGGAGCGGATCAGGCAGGTCGAGCAGGAGACCAACGCGACCGTCGTGTTCGGACACAGCGCGGACCAGATGGCCGAGCTCAAGACCGGCCCCGGCAACTACTACACCTGA
- a CDS encoding long-chain fatty acid--CoA ligase translates to MDGLMMDQPLLLSGLLWRTERLFHDKKIITRVGQGQYHSYSYADYAKRVRRLASALVDFGVKPGDRVGTIAWNHYRHFETYFGVPGIGAVLHTINMRLFPEQQAYLINHAQDSVLMIDADQVSAVERLVEIGIPSVRAFVVMGEGPLPETSLEPVYSYDELVDSGTEDFQFPTFDENTASAMCYTSATTGDPKGVVYSHRAMVLQAMCLAMHDKLNMSESQVWLEVAPMFHCNGWNIPHTALLQGATLVLPGVHPTDGDYVEMVQDLGVTGMNGAVTIGTMMRDFVRASDRKWDLSSLKTMWLGGQAPSRAIMEWWERTFGTHVVQGYGMTECTPQICFNSTKSTLADQDPEAVYALRQTGGQPIPLMKIKVIGEDGTELPWDGTSVGDFWVQSPFTASEYYNDERTKESMVDGWFRTGDVGAINEHGYVIIKDRSKDLIKSGGEWISSIDLENALMAHPKVREATVVSVPHEKWLERPLACVVPSDDSITEDELRDYLLTSFAKWWIPDSFLFVSQVPKTSVGKYNKKEIRAIFADGGVSRVRERLA, encoded by the coding sequence GTGGACGGCCTGATGATGGATCAGCCGCTGCTGCTGAGCGGACTGCTCTGGCGCACCGAACGTCTGTTTCACGACAAGAAGATCATTACGAGAGTTGGCCAGGGCCAGTACCACAGCTACAGCTACGCCGACTACGCCAAGCGGGTCCGTCGGCTGGCGAGTGCGCTGGTCGACTTCGGCGTCAAGCCGGGTGACCGGGTCGGCACCATCGCGTGGAACCACTACCGGCACTTCGAGACCTACTTCGGCGTGCCGGGTATCGGGGCCGTGCTGCACACGATCAACATGCGGCTGTTCCCGGAACAGCAGGCGTACCTGATCAACCATGCACAGGACTCGGTGCTCATGATCGACGCCGACCAGGTCTCGGCGGTGGAACGGCTCGTGGAGATCGGGATTCCGTCCGTGCGTGCCTTCGTCGTCATGGGCGAGGGTCCGCTGCCGGAGACGAGCCTGGAGCCGGTGTACTCCTACGACGAACTCGTCGACAGCGGCACGGAGGATTTCCAGTTCCCGACCTTCGACGAGAACACCGCGTCGGCGATGTGCTACACCTCGGCCACCACCGGCGACCCCAAGGGTGTCGTCTACAGCCACCGGGCGATGGTGTTGCAGGCGATGTGCCTGGCCATGCACGACAAGCTCAACATGAGCGAGAGTCAGGTGTGGCTCGAGGTGGCTCCGATGTTCCACTGCAACGGCTGGAACATCCCCCACACCGCGCTGCTCCAGGGCGCGACGCTGGTGCTGCCCGGCGTACACCCCACGGACGGCGACTACGTCGAAATGGTGCAGGACCTCGGGGTCACCGGCATGAACGGCGCGGTGACCATCGGGACGATGATGCGTGACTTCGTGCGTGCCTCGGATCGCAAGTGGGACCTCTCCTCGCTGAAGACCATGTGGCTCGGCGGGCAGGCGCCGTCGCGAGCGATCATGGAATGGTGGGAGCGCACGTTCGGCACCCACGTCGTGCAGGGCTACGGGATGACCGAGTGCACGCCGCAGATCTGCTTCAACTCGACCAAGAGCACCCTGGCCGACCAGGACCCGGAGGCGGTGTACGCGCTGCGGCAGACCGGCGGCCAGCCGATCCCGCTGATGAAGATCAAGGTCATCGGCGAGGACGGAACGGAACTGCCGTGGGACGGCACCAGCGTCGGTGACTTCTGGGTGCAGTCGCCGTTCACCGCCAGTGAGTACTACAACGACGAGCGCACGAAGGAAAGTATGGTCGACGGCTGGTTCCGCACCGGCGACGTCGGCGCGATCAACGAACACGGCTACGTGATCATCAAGGACCGCTCGAAGGACCTGATCAAATCGGGCGGCGAGTGGATCTCCTCCATCGACCTGGAGAACGCGCTGATGGCGCATCCGAAGGTGCGGGAGGCCACGGTGGTGTCGGTGCCGCACGAAAAGTGGCTGGAACGCCCGCTCGCGTGCGTGGTGCCCAGCGACGATTCGATCACCGAGGACGAGTTGCGCGACTACCTGCTCACCAGCTTCGCCAAGTGGTGGATACCCGACTCGTTCCTGTTCGTCTCGCAGGTGCCCAAGACCAGTGTGGGCAAGTACAACAAGAAGGAGATCCGCGCGATCTTCGCCGACGGTGGCGTGTCACGCGTACGCGAGCGACTGGCCTGA